In Lutra lutra chromosome 6, mLutLut1.2, whole genome shotgun sequence, the following are encoded in one genomic region:
- the RFPL4B gene encoding ret finger protein-like 4B, producing MCRGVTESPPLEEWQIRALSLLIRQHSGLLMKSLHVSKELLRFQEDMTLDGSTANPFLVLSDDLRSVWCGKICHNPVEDPQRFTSLTCVLGTPYFSSGCHYWEVEVGDGKEWTLGICKESVDRKRKGGFSVEHGFWLISLKAGTICTSSIPEIRIPASPKLSHVGIFLDVEMEELKFFDARDNALMYTYSCLSCLEPLRPFFCPELPREGDRGASLKMCS from the coding sequence ATGTGTCGAGGGGTAACTGAGAGCCCCCCTTTGGAGGAATGGCAAATCAGAGCACTGTCCCTTCTGATCAGACAGCACAGTGGCCTACTGATGAAAAGCCTGCACGTGAGCAAAGAGTTGCTGAGATTCCAGGAGGATATGACTTTGGATGGAAGCACTGCCAACCCCTTCCTTGTCCTCTCTGATGACCTAAGGAGTGTTTGGTGTGGGAAGATCTGCCACAACCCAGTGGAAGATCCCCAGAGATTCACCTCCCTGACCTGTGTCCTGGGCACGCCATACTTCTCCTCTGGCTGCCATTACTGGGAGGTCGAGGTGGGAGACGGGAAGGAGTGGACTCTGGGGATCTGCAAGGAATCAGTggacagaaagaggaagggcGGTTTCTCTGTTGAGCATGGCTTCTGGTTGATCAGCCTGAAGGCAGGAACAATCTGTACCAGCTCCATCCCAGAAATCAGAATTCCTGCAAGCCCCAAACTTAGCCACGTAGGGATTTTTTTAGATGTTGAGATGGAAGAACTCAAGTTTTTTGATGCTAGAGATAATGCCCTCATGTATACATATAGCTGCCTCTCATGTTTGGAGCCTTTGCGTCCATTCTTCTGTCCTGAGTTGCCTAGAGAAGGTGACAGGGGTGCCTCCCTGAAAATGTGTTCATGA